DNA from Thermodesulfobacteriota bacterium:
CATACGGCAAAATAAGCGATCAGTTAAAGGACAAGGACTATGAATTAATGCTGGAATTAACCTATCTAATCAAGTTTAAAGAGTGGCTTGAAGTTCAGCCCGATGTACAGTGGGTGGTGCATCCAGGTGGTAGCTCAGAAATACCTAATGCTCTTGTGATCGGTGTGCAAATGGTACTAGATATATAGCTATTAAATAGATCAGCGGAGAGAGGTTTAGTCTCCCCGCCGATAGTGGTTAAATTAATTGTCTTCAGGTTGGAATATTCTTTTTAAAAATGCCTGAGTTTGTTCCCAGGACTTCTGATCTGCATCAGCGTCATACTCAAGTGGAAGATCAAATTTCTTTCCATATTCGTCTGCTGCTGGGTTTGTGAAGCTATGCTTAACTCCAGGATATACAATTAACTCGTAGTTAGCTCCAGTGTCTTTCATAATGTTCTTAAATTTATCAAACTGCTCTTTTGGAACAAAC
Protein-coding regions in this window:
- a CDS encoding dienelactone hydrolase family protein, producing the protein FVPKEQFDKFKNIMKDTGANYELIVYPGVKHSFTNPAADEYGKKFDLPLEYDADADQKSWEQTQAFLKRIFQPEDN